Genomic window (Jeotgalibaca ciconiae):
TACTGCTACAAATGGTGAAATAAACATTGCAATAAATGTTGCAACGTGACTTGCTAGTGTAAACGAAGCCGGCTCCAAAACAATTTTTATTGGCGAAATCATTGGAATAAGAATACCAATTGCAATTAGCAACGCAGCCGTGGTAATCGTTCGAGTGTTTGTTCTTCTGTTCAATGGGATCATACCTTTCTACATTCATCTATTCTTTACAGGTGTCAAGACACCCTGTTAATTTATTATAGAGTTCTAGAAAGAAATGTCAATACTTGTTTTCAAGAGTACAAAATACCCGCTTCTCTTAATTGGTTTTGAATTTGCTCAAACGATTCTTTATCTTTGCACTTAATGGTATGGATATGCACACCATCCGTTAATGAAGAGAGCATCTTTGTTCGATTTTCTTTTACATCCCTTATAAATTCATCAACATCATGACTTGTCCGGATACGCAAAATACCAGAAAGCAAACCATATATTGGATGTTCTACTTCAACATCCACGATTTCTCCTCCATTATCGACAATTAGCTGCAACTCCATTCGAGCTTGCTCTTCTGTATGCTGGCAAACAAGTTTCCCAGTAAATCCTGTTTCAATGTTCTCCTTATTTCCATACAAATAACCCCGCGGAGTAGAAAGAATATCATTTCCTTCTGCTCGTAATAACGCAATATCACCTACAATAATTTGGCGGCTCACCTGAAAAGTATCCGCTAGATTCCTTGCTGTTATTGGATTCATTTGTTTTTCTAATAAAGATAAGATTTCGATTCTTCTTTGTGAAGCATTCATATTCACTACCTGCCTTTTCCGCTCTACTGACATTCTTTTTTGGATAAGTACTTATGGTTCTTATTGAAAGCTGTCCAGTTTATTATCTATATGATACCATTTTATCTCCTCTTTTTATGTATACATCTACTGATTATACTGATTTTTAGCAGCGACTGAAGAAGATAATGATTAAGCTGTTAAACTCAGAACTTCCCGCTGACTTTTCTCTCTAAATAAACTATAATAAGAGAAATTAGAATGAAGTATGATTATCAAAATGGTAGACAGAAAGGATCTGACAAATGGTTGAATTAATAAATATTAGTAAAAATGAAATTGATGCTTGTTTAGCTCTTTCTGTACACGCATGGCAAGAAAAATATACTCGGCCAATTGCAGAAAACCTCGCAAGGGCTTATGTAGAACCCGAGACACTCATTCCTTTGGCAATAACCTCTTTTGACAAACCAATTGGATTTCTGCTATTTCGGTTCGAAAAAGAAATAAATACCATTTTATTAGAAAACTTCATGATTGATTCTCACTTCCAAGAAAAAGGATATGGTACTGAGGCTCTTAGAAAGTTTGTAATTTTGGCGGAAAATATGCAGGGTTATGATAGAATAAATGGACTCATTGCAATTGGAAATTTAAACGCTAGAAAAGCCTTTGAAAGAGCAGGTTTCATGAGGGGTGCAGTCGATTTAGAAAACCGTTTGAATGAAATGATTTTTATTTTACGTTAGGAAAGGTGAAAAATGAAACCAGAATTATACCTTGCTTACCAAGAGTGGCGCAATAGTATGCTTGATTTCCAAGAGGATTTAGCTTGGGATGAAGCAGAGGAAGCTGATTTTGCAGTATGGGATGCCGCAGATCACCATGCAAGAGATGACTTCAATTTATTTTTAGCTTCTAAGGCGCTTGATCAAGTTAGTTTCCAAGACATGAAAGCTATGGAAATCCAATACGATGCTGAAAGCTGATAAAAAAACGGACAAGCTCGCATTGTAGCAACTCGTTAGATATTGAACAAAAAAATCGTAAAATCCAGCTTAACTAAAAACCATCGTTCTAAGGCTTATTTATCACAAACAGGCCTCAAAACGATGTTTTTTTAATTCCAATATTTTTTTACTGCTCCTTTTTCTCCTTCAACCGGATCATACTTGGGGACTGCTAATGATTTTATCCTGTTTTGTATTATTTCATACTCTTCTTCGCTTCCAGTTTGTTTATCCGGACTTAGTCCTTCTGGATAGGCTCCCACTATTGAAAAGTCAGCTGTAGATTCTATTTTTTTATGAGCGATTCCAGCTGGCAGCAATAAGACGTCCCCTTTTTTAAACGTGTAAATCTCTGCACCAGGTCCACCTAGCTGAACCTGGGCTTCTCCCGCTATACAACCGAGCACTTCATGCGTGTTAGAGTGAAAATGATGATAACTGAAAATCCCGTTTACCCAACCATTTGAATAACCATTTTCTTCAAACATATTTAATACATTTTGACCGCTATTTGAACCACGTATCAGTTCTGTAAGGACTTCTGGATAATAAAGCACAGGCAACGTATTATTAGGGAATGGATTATTTTCTTTCATGTATACTGTTTCTGTCATAGAAGAACCATCCTTTCAATAAACTTTTTTACTCAAATTAAGTTTGCCATTCTAGCTTTTGAATTGCAAAAAAGAAGCCTTATAAGTACATAAAGATATCCCCTGAAAGAATACTTTTCAGGGGATATTTTTTATGATGCTGCTCGTAATTCTTCATACCTTGTAACTTGCCATCCTTTTTCTGTTACCCACGAAAGATATACTTTATATACCTGTCCACTCTCAGAATCAGTAAAAGTAACCGTTACTCGTTGCTCTCCGTTATTACCAATCCAAGTGATAATCATGTTTGCAAGTGATACTCCCGTTACTTCTGAACTTGCTTCTTTCATCTCTGCCCAATCAACGCTTGTTTCATCATACTGCGTTACATGCGGTTCACTTTGTTCTGTTCCGATTGGTTCCCAATCACCCACATATGCACGAATGACATTTGGGTCATCTGAAGGAACTTCGTTTATTTCAGCTTCATCTTCCGATTCTTCAGG
Coding sequences:
- a CDS encoding transcription repressor NadR; translated protein: MNASQRRIEILSLLEKQMNPITARNLADTFQVSRQIIVGDIALLRAEGNDILSTPRGYLYGNKENIETGFTGKLVCQHTEEQARMELQLIVDNGGEIVDVEVEHPIYGLLSGILRIRTSHDVDEFIRDVKENRTKMLSSLTDGVHIHTIKCKDKESFEQIQNQLREAGILYS
- a CDS encoding GNAT family N-acetyltransferase, yielding MVELINISKNEIDACLALSVHAWQEKYTRPIAENLARAYVEPETLIPLAITSFDKPIGFLLFRFEKEINTILLENFMIDSHFQEKGYGTEALRKFVILAENMQGYDRINGLIAIGNLNARKAFERAGFMRGAVDLENRLNEMIFILR
- a CDS encoding cupin domain-containing protein, encoding MTETVYMKENNPFPNNTLPVLYYPEVLTELIRGSNSGQNVLNMFEENGYSNGWVNGIFSYHHFHSNTHEVLGCIAGEAQVQLGGPGAEIYTFKKGDVLLLPAGIAHKKIESTADFSIVGAYPEGLSPDKQTGSEEEYEIIQNRIKSLAVPKYDPVEGEKGAVKKYWN
- a CDS encoding YrrS family protein; this translates as MPEEERETRAKRHKKSKRSNLIMNLSIGLIVLTVVIILFELLFGGSANDNDPNQLGQNSGSDNSSFVIPPKDESSEDGSAESEEESEESSSEEPEESEDEAEINEVPSDDPNVIRAYVGDWEPIGTEQSEPHVTQYDETSVDWAEMKEASSEVTGVSLANMIITWIGNNGEQRVTVTFTDSESGQVYKVYLSWVTEKGWQVTRYEELRAAS